AGGCTTTCACTGTCGTTGCGCAGGCCGGCTTCGAGATAGCGCTGCAAACCGACTTCGAACAACCACAGGCTGGTTTGCGCCAGGACCAGACCGACGATCACCATCACGCTGATCAAACCCAGGCTCAACCGGCGCTGGATTGATCTCATGAAGCTTGCCCGCCGAACAGGTATCCCTGACCGCGACGGGTTTCGATCACGCTTTTGCCGAGCTTGCGCCGCAGGTGGTTGACGTGGACTTCGAGGACGTTGGAGTCACGCTCGGTCTCACCGTCGTAGAGGTGTTCGGCGAGGTGGCTTTTCGAGAGGATCTGTTCGGGGTGCAGCATGAAATAGCGCAGCAGGCGGAATTCAGCGGCGGTCAGCTGGATGTCGGCGCCGTCGCGAACCACGCACTGGCGGCCTTCGTCCAGATGCAGGCCGGCGGCTTGCAGGGTCGGCTGATTGGACTGGCCCTTGGAGCGGCGCAACAGCGACTGAATGCGCAGGTACAGCTCTTCCGGGTGGAACGGTTTGGTCAGGTAATCGTCGGCGCCGGCCTTCAGGCCTTCGATGCGCTCGGCCCAGGAATCGCGTGCGGTGAGGATCAGCACCGGAATCGCCAGGCCGGCCGCGCGCCACTGCGCCAGCACATCAAGCCCCGGTACGCCGGGCAGGCCGAGGTCGAGGATGATCAGGTCATAGGGCTCGCTGCCGCCCTGATACACCGCGTCACGGCCATCGGCCAGCCAATCCACTGCGTAGCCTTGGCGTTGCAGACCGGCGAGCAACTCGTCGGCCAGCGGTACATGGTCTTCCACCAGAAGCAAACGCATCGATCAATCTTCCTTGTCTTTGACTAACTCGCCGGTATCGGCCTTCAAGTGCAGCTCGCGCGCCACGCCTTCGACTGTCAGCAACTCGACTTCGTAAACGTACACGTCGTGTTTTTCTTCCAGCTCGACTTCCAGCAGTTTGGCGCCGGGGTAGCGATCCATAGCCTGCTGCAGCACTTGCTCGAGCGGCAGGATCACACCTTGACGACGCAGATCCAGCGCCTCGTCCTGGTCGAGGTCGCGAGCCATGGCACTGCTGCAGAACAACACCAGCGCCAGCGCCGTCAGGCGGGTGACGCGAATATTCAGCTTCATTACGTATCCTGATGATCCTTGAGAACCTGCCCAGTCACCGCATCCAGTTCCAGATCCCAGTTGAGGCCCTGCGGATCACGCAACTCGATCTGGTAGATGTACTTGCCGTACTCCTCCTCCAGCTCGGTTTCAGTGATCTTCGAACCAGGGTGCTTACTGAGCGCGATGGCGTTGAGCTTCTCGAAGGAGACGATAGTACCAGCGTCGCGCAAACGAAGCGCTTCGTCAGGTCCGAGATCGCGCGCCTGCGCGGTGTTGGCAAAGAGGCCGATGATCGAGGCAGTGGTCAGGGCAGTCAGGGTTTTCATGGTGTCTCCGAATTCTTATAGGTTGCTTACGGTGGGCACCTTAGCGGGGTCAACTTAACTGAAACTGAATGGCCATCATTGCTCAGCTTCCACGTTTCCAATGTAGGAGCTGCCGAGGGCTGCGATCTTTTGATCTTGATCTTTTTCCCCCTCCGCATAGAAACGGTTAAACCCGAGATCAAAAGATCGCAGCCTGCGGCAGCTCCTACAGGATGTCGCAACATCGGCTTATAATTCCCAGCTTGCTAACGATCGAGACCGGTATGACCGCCATCCACATCAAGTTCCCTGCCCTCACCCTCAAGGCCGGCCCGCGGGCCATGGCGCGCATTCGTGCGCAAGGGCTGCACGCCGCTGACGTCGGCACCCTGCCCGGCGCGGCCGGTGGGCCGAAGGCGCTGGGCATTCAGGGGCTCGATCTGGCGCTGTTCGGCGAGTGGTTGCCGAGTGCGCCGCGCGAGCGTTCGCTGATCGGTGCATCGGTGGGTTCCTGGCGCTTCGCCAGCGCCTGCCTGCCGGACGCCGCCGAAGGCATTCGCCGCCTCGGTCAGCTATACGCCGAGCAGAATTTCAACAAAGGCGTGACCATGGCCGAGATCAGTCAGAGCTCGCAGCGCATGCTTAATGATCTGCTCGACGGCCGCGATGCGAGCATCCTAGAGAACGCCGATTACCGCTTGAACATCATGGTGGTGAAAAGCCAGGGCCGCCTCGCTGAAGACCATCGCGGGCGCCTCGGTCTGGCGTTGGGCTCGGTGATCGCCGACAACCTGCGCGGCCGTGCACGGCTGTCGCGGCATTTCGAGCGCCTGATCATCCACGATCCACGCTTGGCACCACCGCTCGACACGTTGACCGATTTCCCCTCGCGTTTCGTTGCCCTCAATGCCGGCAACCTGCGTCAGGCCCTGCTCGCTTCCGGGTCGATTCCGATGGTCATGGAAGGCGTGCGCGACTTGCCCGGCGCCGGTGCCGGTACGTTCCGTGACGGCGGCCTGCTCGACTATCACCTCGACCTGCCCTACAGCGGCGACGGCATCGTGCTCTATCCGCATTTCACCGATCGGGTGATCCCCGGCTGGTTCGACAAGACCCTGCCATGGCGCCGCGCCTCGGTGCAGCGTTTGCAGGACGTGGTGCTGGTCGCGCCGTCGAAGGAATATCTGGCACGCCTGCCCTACGGCAAACTGCCCGACCGTAACGACTTCAAACGCTTCATGGGCGATGCGCCGAGCCGGCAGAGATACTGGCACGCGGCGATGGACGAGAGCCGCCGACTGGGCGACGAATTCCTCGAGCTGACGGCCAGCGGTCGCCTCGCCGACCGCTTGCTGACCCTTTAGTCAGCACGGCCAAAGACAAGCTGATAAACTCGCCGCCTGCCCGAATCGCTGCGGCGAACGCCATCTGAACAGAGCCGAAAATACCGTGGAAATCTTCAAAGAGTTTACTTTCGAATCCGCCCACCGCCTGCCGCACGTCCCGGACGGCCACAAGTGCGGTCGCCTGCACGGTCATTCGTTCAAGGTCGCGCTGCACCTGAGCGGCGACCTCGATCCGCACACCGGCTGGATTCGCGATTTCTCCGAGATCAAAGCGATTTTCAAGCCGCTGTACGAACGTCTCGATCACAACTACCTGAACGACAT
This genomic interval from Pseudomonas koreensis contains the following:
- the queD gene encoding 6-carboxytetrahydropterin synthase QueD, which translates into the protein MEIFKEFTFESAHRLPHVPDGHKCGRLHGHSFKVALHLSGDLDPHTGWIRDFSEIKAIFKPLYERLDHNYLNDIPGLENPTSEVLAKFIWNEMKPLLPELSAIRIHETCTSGCIYRGE
- a CDS encoding PepSY domain-containing protein encodes the protein MKTLTALTTASIIGLFANTAQARDLGPDEALRLRDAGTIVSFEKLNAIALSKHPGSKITETELEEEYGKYIYQIELRDPQGLNWDLELDAVTGQVLKDHQDT
- a CDS encoding response regulator transcription factor, with the translated sequence MRLLLVEDHVPLADELLAGLQRQGYAVDWLADGRDAVYQGGSEPYDLIILDLGLPGVPGLDVLAQWRAAGLAIPVLILTARDSWAERIEGLKAGADDYLTKPFHPEELYLRIQSLLRRSKGQSNQPTLQAAGLHLDEGRQCVVRDGADIQLTAAEFRLLRYFMLHPEQILSKSHLAEHLYDGETERDSNVLEVHVNHLRRKLGKSVIETRRGQGYLFGGQAS
- a CDS encoding patatin-like phospholipase family protein, with the translated sequence MTAIHIKFPALTLKAGPRAMARIRAQGLHAADVGTLPGAAGGPKALGIQGLDLALFGEWLPSAPRERSLIGASVGSWRFASACLPDAAEGIRRLGQLYAEQNFNKGVTMAEISQSSQRMLNDLLDGRDASILENADYRLNIMVVKSQGRLAEDHRGRLGLALGSVIADNLRGRARLSRHFERLIIHDPRLAPPLDTLTDFPSRFVALNAGNLRQALLASGSIPMVMEGVRDLPGAGAGTFRDGGLLDYHLDLPYSGDGIVLYPHFTDRVIPGWFDKTLPWRRASVQRLQDVVLVAPSKEYLARLPYGKLPDRNDFKRFMGDAPSRQRYWHAAMDESRRLGDEFLELTASGRLADRLLTL
- a CDS encoding PepSY domain-containing protein, with the translated sequence MKLNIRVTRLTALALVLFCSSAMARDLDQDEALDLRRQGVILPLEQVLQQAMDRYPGAKLLEVELEEKHDVYVYEVELLTVEGVARELHLKADTGELVKDKED